A genomic region of Methanofollis fontis contains the following coding sequences:
- a CDS encoding UPF0147 family protein: MATPEETINVCIQMLQHISEDNTIPRNIRRVADETRTLLTNDQKSIGLRAAEAISTIDEISNDPNMPVHARTRIWELVSQLETIPLD, translated from the coding sequence ATGGCCACTCCTGAGGAAACCATTAATGTATGTATCCAGATGCTTCAGCATATTTCAGAGGACAATACGATACCGCGCAACATCCGACGGGTTGCGGATGAGACCAGGACGCTCCTGACGAACGACCAGAAGAGCATTGGTCTGCGTGCCGCCGAGGCCATCTCCACCATCGACGAGATCAGCAATGATCCCAACATGCCCGTCCATGCCCGGACGCGGATCTGGGAACTTGTCTCGCAGCTCGAAACCATCCCCCTTGATTGA
- a CDS encoding DEAD/DEAH box helicase, producing the protein MKSVSHPLIRPDSLEERQYQMAVALRALDAHTMVVLPTGLGKTAVALIVAASRLYREGGRLLVLAPTKPLVEQHLRYFSERLALPEGSCAIFTGDTGPDERTALWEESRAIFATPQVIKNDLIAGRYTLNDVSLMVVDECHRTVGNYSYVFLSRRYLTSAARPLLLGMTASPGGDHGRVEEVIANLGVVQVETRTETDPDVRPYVHERDVENRPVPLPDGLSAAIGDLHILIESRLAAVRNAGFQAPSREKLSMKSLNLLNASIQARIAQRDPAAFTAASVYAELMKLRHAVSLAESQGSRVLRTYLEKLSAEGRSSGGTKASQRLAGDPVFRRLCERAASWDGELHGKATLTIDLVREQVRAHPESRTIVFATYRDTVGLLVEDLRAAGIQAERFVGQASRDSEKGLTQKKQIEILRRFREGEFPVIVSTSVGEEGLDVPSTDLVVFYEAVPSEIRSIQRKGRTGRSGTGRIVVLTTKGTSDEVYRFVSQQRERAMQKGIRALAKVTAPPVHQTEIAAFGGAEPAGPSIVVDDRETASRVAETLSDMGVQITLARLDVGDYAIGDRIVVERKSVQDFADTLVDRDLLGQVRHLAAAAPRPVLIIEGDGDLYAARDIHPNAIRGTLAAITVDMGVALLWTRTAEETAEMLAVLARREEMERGERKLLPKKSAAPVGEQQENIIAAIPEVGLKGARALLSHFGTVQAVIDAEKEDLMQVAGIGEKTAGTIEAIVRRPYG; encoded by the coding sequence ATGAAGAGCGTCAGCCATCCCCTCATCCGGCCGGACAGCCTCGAAGAACGTCAGTATCAGATGGCGGTCGCCCTGCGCGCCCTGGATGCCCATACGATGGTGGTGCTCCCGACCGGACTCGGCAAGACGGCGGTGGCCCTGATCGTAGCAGCGTCCCGCCTCTACCGCGAGGGGGGGCGGCTTCTCGTCCTCGCCCCCACAAAACCGCTGGTCGAACAGCACCTCCGCTATTTTTCCGAGCGCCTTGCCCTGCCTGAGGGGTCCTGCGCCATCTTCACCGGGGATACCGGACCTGATGAGCGCACTGCACTCTGGGAGGAGTCGCGGGCGATCTTCGCCACCCCGCAGGTGATCAAGAACGACCTGATCGCCGGGCGCTACACCCTCAATGACGTCAGCCTGATGGTGGTGGACGAGTGCCACCGCACCGTCGGCAACTACTCATATGTCTTCCTCTCCCGCCGCTATCTGACCTCCGCCGCCCGCCCGCTCCTGCTCGGGATGACGGCCTCGCCGGGCGGCGACCATGGCAGGGTGGAGGAGGTGATCGCCAACCTGGGCGTGGTGCAGGTGGAGACACGGACCGAGACCGACCCCGATGTCCGCCCCTATGTCCATGAGCGCGATGTGGAAAACCGGCCGGTCCCTCTCCCCGATGGACTTTCGGCCGCCATCGGCGACCTGCACATCCTCATCGAGTCGCGCCTTGCCGCTGTCAGGAACGCCGGCTTCCAGGCGCCGTCCCGCGAGAAACTCTCGATGAAATCGCTGAACCTGCTCAACGCCTCGATCCAGGCCAGGATCGCACAGCGGGACCCGGCGGCCTTCACCGCTGCCTCGGTGTATGCGGAGCTGATGAAACTCCGCCATGCCGTATCGCTGGCAGAGTCGCAGGGGAGCCGCGTGCTCCGCACCTACCTGGAGAAACTCAGCGCCGAAGGGCGGTCGTCGGGCGGGACAAAGGCGAGTCAGCGTCTGGCCGGTGACCCGGTCTTCAGGCGCCTCTGCGAACGCGCCGCCTCATGGGACGGCGAACTCCACGGCAAGGCAACGCTCACGATCGACCTGGTGCGCGAGCAGGTGAGGGCGCACCCGGAGAGCCGTACGATCGTCTTCGCCACCTACCGCGACACCGTCGGGCTGCTTGTCGAAGACCTGCGGGCCGCCGGCATCCAGGCCGAACGCTTCGTCGGTCAGGCCTCCCGGGATTCCGAGAAGGGGCTGACACAGAAGAAGCAGATCGAGATCCTTCGCCGCTTCAGGGAGGGGGAGTTCCCGGTGATCGTTTCCACCTCGGTCGGCGAAGAGGGACTCGATGTCCCCTCCACCGACCTTGTCGTCTTCTATGAGGCGGTCCCCTCTGAGATCCGGAGCATCCAGCGGAAAGGACGAACCGGAAGGAGCGGAACCGGCCGTATCGTCGTTTTGACGACTAAAGGGACCTCGGACGAGGTCTACCGTTTCGTGAGCCAGCAGCGAGAACGGGCGATGCAGAAGGGGATACGCGCCCTGGCCAAGGTCACCGCCCCGCCGGTGCACCAGACGGAGATCGCCGCCTTCGGCGGGGCTGAACCGGCGGGACCGTCCATCGTCGTCGACGACCGGGAGACCGCCTCGCGGGTTGCAGAGACGCTCTCTGACATGGGCGTGCAGATCACCCTCGCCCGCCTGGATGTCGGAGACTATGCGATCGGGGATCGGATCGTCGTTGAACGGAAGAGCGTTCAGGACTTTGCCGACACCCTGGTGGACCGCGACCTCCTTGGACAGGTGCGCCACCTCGCCGCCGCAGCGCCCCGCCCGGTGCTGATCATCGAGGGTGATGGCGACCTCTATGCGGCCCGTGACATCCACCCGAATGCGATCCGGGGAACGCTTGCGGCGATCACTGTGGACATGGGCGTGGCGCTGTTGTGGACCCGCACCGCCGAAGAAACGGCAGAGATGCTCGCTGTTCTGGCCAGGCGGGAGGAGATGGAGCGGGGAGAGAGAAAACTCCTCCCGAAAAAATCCGCCGCCCCGGTTGGTGAGCAGCAGGAGAATATCATCGCCGCCATCCCTGAGGTCGGGCTGAAGGGGGCGCGCGCCCTCCTCTCACACTTTGGTACGGTACAGGCAGTCATCGACGCTGAAAAAGAGGACCTGATGCAGGTGGCGGGGATCGGTGAAAAAACAGCCGGGACGATCGAGGCGATCGTCCGACGCCCCTACGGTTGA
- the gyrA gene encoding DNA gyrase subunit A encodes MTSEGESERKNIIAVTVEDEMKSSYIDYAMSVIIGRAIPDVRDGLKPVHRRILYGMWEIGNTHDKPTKKSASIVGHVMGKYHPHGDAAIYDTLVKMAQPFSYRYMPVEGQGNFGSIDGDSAAAMRYTEARLNPVAEAVLEDINKETVDFIPNFDESTQEPTVLPAKVPNLLINGSSGIAVGYATNMPPHNVGEVCEALCAYIDNPAIPVEDLMKRLPGPDFPTGGLIMGRAGIREAYLTGRGKVTVRGVAEIEEDKRTSRIIISEIPYQVNKANLVEQIANLVREKRIEGISDLRDESDKEGIRVVIDLRRDAMPQVVLNQIYKHTPLETTFGIINLAIVNGRPLVLNLPTMLERFVDHRIEVVRRRSEFDLRKAEERVHILNGLILALSSIDDVVAAIRASKSAEEARETLIARFGLDEAQASAILQMQLRRLAALEQQKIQDEREGLEREINRLKAILSTRDTILAEIRTEVAAIGEQFSDERRTQITAAVGEISKEDLIEDRPVLVSLTATNYIKRIPLEVYRNQRRGGTGVIGMATKEDDVVSDVFVASTHDYLLCFTNQGRIYWMKVYDIPESARTGKGKAIVNLLNLRDELVTAVIPVRDFEPGRFLFFATRSGNVVKIPLEEFSRPRPSGILAIKLKDGDELVDVKITEGTAEVLLTTRKGQSLRFSEEAVRPLHRNSQGVRGIRMREGDHLVSLALVSDDLLMTVTERGMGKRTEYDEFRGHGRGTMGVRNIQPAYGDGVVTAKAVPADAEIIVMSANGNVMRTHISGISIQKRGTRGVRVMKLHGDDQVVGFAVINPDDEI; translated from the coding sequence TTGACATCTGAGGGCGAATCGGAGCGGAAGAACATCATAGCGGTCACCGTCGAGGACGAGATGAAGTCGTCCTACATCGACTATGCCATGTCGGTGATCATCGGGCGGGCGATCCCCGATGTGCGGGACGGTCTCAAACCGGTCCACCGGCGCATCCTCTACGGGATGTGGGAGATCGGGAACACCCACGACAAACCCACGAAGAAGAGCGCCAGCATCGTCGGTCATGTGATGGGGAAGTACCACCCCCACGGCGACGCCGCCATCTACGACACCCTGGTCAAGATGGCGCAACCCTTCTCCTACCGGTATATGCCGGTCGAGGGTCAGGGCAACTTCGGGTCCATCGACGGCGACTCCGCTGCGGCGATGCGGTACACCGAGGCGCGCCTCAACCCGGTCGCCGAGGCGGTGCTCGAGGACATCAACAAGGAAACGGTCGACTTCATCCCCAACTTTGACGAGTCCACGCAGGAACCGACGGTGCTCCCGGCAAAAGTGCCAAACCTGCTCATCAACGGTTCTTCAGGGATTGCAGTAGGCTATGCCACGAACATGCCGCCGCACAATGTGGGGGAGGTCTGCGAGGCCCTCTGCGCCTACATCGACAACCCTGCAATCCCTGTCGAGGACCTGATGAAACGGCTTCCCGGCCCCGATTTCCCGACCGGCGGCCTGATCATGGGGCGCGCCGGCATCCGCGAGGCCTATCTCACCGGCCGCGGCAAGGTCACGGTCAGGGGCGTTGCCGAGATCGAGGAGGATAAACGGACATCCAGGATCATCATCTCCGAGATCCCCTACCAGGTGAACAAGGCAAACCTCGTTGAGCAGATCGCAAACCTGGTCAGGGAAAAGCGGATCGAGGGGATCTCCGACCTGCGGGATGAGTCGGACAAGGAGGGCATCCGGGTGGTCATCGACCTGCGCCGGGACGCCATGCCGCAGGTGGTGCTCAACCAGATCTACAAGCACACCCCCCTGGAGACCACCTTCGGGATCATCAATCTGGCCATCGTGAACGGGCGCCCGCTTGTGCTCAACCTGCCGACCATGCTCGAACGCTTTGTGGACCACCGGATCGAGGTGGTGCGCCGGCGCTCTGAGTTCGACCTTCGAAAAGCCGAAGAGCGCGTCCATATCCTGAACGGCCTGATCCTTGCCCTTTCAAGCATCGACGATGTCGTCGCCGCCATCCGGGCATCGAAGAGTGCCGAAGAGGCGCGGGAGACCCTGATCGCGCGGTTTGGCCTGGACGAGGCCCAGGCATCGGCGATCCTCCAGATGCAGCTCCGCCGTCTGGCCGCCCTCGAGCAGCAGAAGATCCAGGATGAGCGGGAGGGTCTGGAGCGCGAGATCAACCGTTTGAAAGCGATTCTTTCGACCAGAGATACCATTCTCGCCGAAATACGCACCGAGGTCGCCGCCATCGGCGAACAGTTCAGCGACGAGCGGCGGACGCAGATCACCGCAGCCGTCGGCGAGATCAGCAAGGAGGACCTCATCGAGGACCGACCGGTGCTCGTCTCCCTCACCGCCACAAATTACATCAAGCGCATCCCCCTCGAGGTCTACCGCAACCAGCGGCGCGGCGGGACGGGTGTTATCGGTATGGCCACCAAGGAGGACGACGTGGTCTCCGACGTCTTCGTGGCGAGCACCCATGATTATCTCCTCTGCTTCACGAACCAGGGCCGCATCTACTGGATGAAGGTCTATGACATCCCGGAGAGCGCCAGGACAGGGAAGGGCAAGGCGATCGTCAACCTGCTCAACCTCAGGGACGAACTGGTTACCGCCGTCATCCCGGTGCGGGATTTCGAACCGGGCCGGTTCCTCTTCTTTGCCACCAGGAGCGGAAACGTCGTGAAGATCCCGCTCGAAGAGTTCTCGCGGCCGCGGCCGAGCGGGATCCTGGCGATCAAACTGAAGGACGGCGACGAACTTGTGGACGTGAAGATCACCGAGGGTACTGCAGAGGTGCTGCTCACCACCCGCAAGGGCCAGAGCCTCCGCTTCTCCGAGGAGGCGGTCCGCCCCCTCCACCGCAACTCGCAGGGGGTCCGGGGGATCAGGATGCGGGAGGGCGATCACCTCGTCTCCCTGGCCCTGGTCTCTGACGACCTCCTCATGACAGTCACCGAGAGGGGGATGGGCAAGAGGACGGAGTATGACGAGTTCCGGGGCCATGGCCGCGGCACGATGGGGGTGCGGAACATCCAGCCCGCCTATGGCGACGGCGTGGTAACGGCAAAGGCGGTCCCCGCCGATGCCGAGATCATCGTGATGAGCGCCAACGGGAACGTGATGCGTACCCATATCTCGGGTATATCAATCCAGAAACGCGGCACCCGCGGTGTGCGGGTGATGAAATTGCACGGAGACGATCAGGTCGTCGGGTTTGCGGTGATCAACCCCGACGATGAGATCTGA
- a CDS encoding Sjogren's syndrome/scleroderma autoantigen 1 family protein: protein MTERKSEDIMADYLLKGGKMLAKECKVCGSPLFELKGETVCVVCAERRGQERRAPAAPPAPAPAIPVAGEGSAGAAIESAITALCARVETEGDERRCLTLMEAVLAGSEALRLLRQP, encoded by the coding sequence ATGACAGAGAGAAAATCCGAGGATATAATGGCAGATTACCTCCTGAAAGGGGGAAAAATGCTCGCAAAAGAGTGCAAAGTCTGTGGATCTCCCCTTTTTGAGCTGAAGGGAGAGACGGTCTGCGTCGTCTGCGCCGAGCGAAGGGGTCAGGAGAGGCGCGCCCCCGCGGCACCACCTGCACCGGCGCCCGCCATTCCTGTCGCAGGAGAGGGATCGGCCGGAGCGGCGATCGAGTCCGCTATCACCGCCCTCTGTGCCCGGGTGGAGACAGAAGGAGACGAACGCCGTTGCCTGACCCTGATGGAGGCGGTGCTGGCCGGATCAGAGGCGCTTCGCCTCCTCCGTCAACCGTAG
- a CDS encoding secondary thiamine-phosphate synthase enzyme YjbQ, which translates to MVYQSEISLTTRGEGDIVDITAEVRRHVAESAVTTGICHLFVIGSTAALTTIEYEDGVLQDLRDAFEAIAPSGIPYAHDRRWGDGNGRSHVRASIVGPSLTIPVRDGAAVLGTWQQVVLLELDIRQRRERTVVCTVLS; encoded by the coding sequence ATGGTCTATCAGTCTGAGATCTCTCTCACCACCCGCGGGGAGGGAGATATTGTCGATATCACCGCCGAGGTCAGGCGGCATGTCGCCGAGAGCGCCGTCACAACCGGGATCTGTCACCTGTTTGTGATCGGGTCCACCGCCGCCCTGACAACAATCGAATACGAGGACGGCGTCCTGCAGGACCTCAGGGATGCCTTCGAGGCAATCGCCCCATCCGGCATCCCCTATGCCCATGACCGGCGATGGGGAGACGGCAACGGGCGCTCGCATGTCCGGGCGTCCATTGTCGGTCCGTCCCTCACCATCCCGGTCAGAGACGGCGCAGCGGTGCTCGGCACCTGGCAGCAGGTCGTTCTCCTCGAACTGGACATCAGGCAGCGCCGTGAGCGGACCGTCGTCTGCACGGTGCTTTCGTAA